In a single window of the Nilaparvata lugens isolate BPH chromosome 1, ASM1435652v1, whole genome shotgun sequence genome:
- the LOC111047028 gene encoding zinc transporter 2 isoform X4: protein MNNNKNNDSLESVEIDIETTSSMKEQELGVVHNSERNSIIPFRESLLSDVRDIIEIDENINCTDMKYDIDGRCKTNDNACIINDVIYEKKELSQNNEASHFTLSKFGDPALYGSLPGEMDCLGSDAGLANGSSSNKQQKVIFCVHGKPSGCCVTRLQTDPTSPTETITLDTEDHCHKMRQDSVDKVARRKLIIASILCVFFMIAEVIGGVMSNSLAIATDAAHLLTDFASFMISLFALWVAARKPTRQLLFGWHRAEVIGALCSVLTIWVVTGILVYVAVERIIHQQYEIDSTIMLVTSAIGVLVNLIMGCTLHQHSHGHGGAEEHRGSNSINVRAAFIHVLGDFIQSTGVFIASILIYFNGPSWYIIDPICTFLFSILVMITTFTILKDTMLVLMEGMPRGVEYGDVLDTLLSIQHVEKVHNLRIWALSLDKTALAAHIVISPNVSTHDILKAASKKIHSKFNFFEMTLQIEYYQKRDCNQCCDSEK from the exons GTAGTCCATAATTCAGAAAGAAACTCAATAATCCCCTTCAGAGAATCGTTGCTTTCAGATGTGAgagatattattgaaatagacGAAAATATCAACTGTACTGATATGAAGTACGATATTGATGGAAGGTGCAAGACAAATGATAATGCGTGCATTATAAATGATGTTATTTATGAAAAGAAAGAACTATCGCAAAATAATGAAGCATCGCATTTTACATTGTCAAA ATTTGGTGACCCAGCATTGTATGGATCTCTGCCTGGCGAGATGGACTGCCTGGGCTCAGATGCAGGCCTGGCCAACGGTAGCAGTTCCAATAAGCAGCAGAAAGTCATATTCTGCGTGCATGGCAAACCAAGCGGCTGCTGCGTTACTAGGCTCCAAACAGATCCTACTTCACCAACTGAAACTATTACTTTAG ATACAGAAGATCACTGTCATAAAATGAGGCAAGACAGTGTTGATAAAGTCGCCCGTCGGAAGCTGATAATTGCAAGCATACTATGTGTCTTTTTCATGATTGCAGAAGTTATTG GTGGAGTGATGTCAAACAGCCTGGCGATAGCAACAGACGCGGCGCACCTGCTGACAGACTTTGCCAGCTTCATGATCTCGCTGTTCGCGCTGTGGGTGGCCGCCAGGAAGCCAACCCGCCAGCTGCTGTTCGGCTGGCACCGCGCCGAGGTGATCGGCGCCCTCTGCTCGGTGCTCACCATCTGGGTAGTGACAGGCATCCTCGTCTACGTCGCCGTCGAGCGCATCATTCACCAGCAGTACGAGATCGACAGCACCATCATGCTCGTCACCTCTGCCATCGGAGTTCTAGTCAATCTCAT AATGGGGTGCACACTGCACCAGCACAGTCACGGACATGGGGGTGCGGAGGAGCACCGTGGCTCCAACAGCATCAATGTACGCGCTGCCTTCATCCACGTGCTGGGCGACTTCATTCAGAGCACCGGCGTCTTCATCGCTTCCATCCTCATATATTTTAAT GGACCGTCATGGTATATAATCGATCCCATCTGTACGTTCCTCTTCTCTATCCTCGTAATGATCACCACCTTCACGATTCTCAAGGATACCATGCTTGTGCTCATGGAAG GAATGCCAAGAGGTGTTGAATACGGAGATGTTCTCGACACTCTGCTCAGCATACAACATGTTGAGAAGGTGCACAACTTGAGGATTTGGGCATTGAGTCTCGATAAAACAGCACTAGCCGCTCATATTGTAATAa GTCCAAATGTGAGTACTCATGATATTTTGAAAGCGGCATCaaagaaaattcattcaaagttcaaTTTCTTCGAAATGACACTTCAGATCGAATACTACCAAAAACGAGACTGTAACCAGTGCTGTGATTCTGAAAAATAA
- the LOC111047028 gene encoding zinc transporter 2 isoform X9: protein MWFRVRFGDPALYGSLPGEMDCLGSDAGLANGSSSNKQQKVIFCVHGKPSGCCVTRLQTDPTSPTETITLDTEDHCHKMRQDSVDKVARRKLIIASILCVFFMIAEVIGGVMSNSLAIATDAAHLLTDFASFMISLFALWVAARKPTRQLLFGWHRAEVIGALCSVLTIWVVTGILVYVAVERIIHQQYEIDSTIMLVTSAIGVLVNLIMGCTLHQHSHGHGGAEEHRGSNSINVRAAFIHVLGDFIQSTGVFIASILIYFNGPSWYIIDPICTFLFSILVMITTFTILKDTMLVLMEGMPRGVEYGDVLDTLLSIQHVEKVHNLRIWALSLDKTALAAHIVISPNVSTHDILKAASKKIHSKFNFFEMTLQIEYYQKRDCNQCCDSEK from the exons ATGTGGTTTAGAGTAAG ATTTGGTGACCCAGCATTGTATGGATCTCTGCCTGGCGAGATGGACTGCCTGGGCTCAGATGCAGGCCTGGCCAACGGTAGCAGTTCCAATAAGCAGCAGAAAGTCATATTCTGCGTGCATGGCAAACCAAGCGGCTGCTGCGTTACTAGGCTCCAAACAGATCCTACTTCACCAACTGAAACTATTACTTTAG ATACAGAAGATCACTGTCATAAAATGAGGCAAGACAGTGTTGATAAAGTCGCCCGTCGGAAGCTGATAATTGCAAGCATACTATGTGTCTTTTTCATGATTGCAGAAGTTATTG GTGGAGTGATGTCAAACAGCCTGGCGATAGCAACAGACGCGGCGCACCTGCTGACAGACTTTGCCAGCTTCATGATCTCGCTGTTCGCGCTGTGGGTGGCCGCCAGGAAGCCAACCCGCCAGCTGCTGTTCGGCTGGCACCGCGCCGAGGTGATCGGCGCCCTCTGCTCGGTGCTCACCATCTGGGTAGTGACAGGCATCCTCGTCTACGTCGCCGTCGAGCGCATCATTCACCAGCAGTACGAGATCGACAGCACCATCATGCTCGTCACCTCTGCCATCGGAGTTCTAGTCAATCTCAT AATGGGGTGCACACTGCACCAGCACAGTCACGGACATGGGGGTGCGGAGGAGCACCGTGGCTCCAACAGCATCAATGTACGCGCTGCCTTCATCCACGTGCTGGGCGACTTCATTCAGAGCACCGGCGTCTTCATCGCTTCCATCCTCATATATTTTAAT GGACCGTCATGGTATATAATCGATCCCATCTGTACGTTCCTCTTCTCTATCCTCGTAATGATCACCACCTTCACGATTCTCAAGGATACCATGCTTGTGCTCATGGAAG GAATGCCAAGAGGTGTTGAATACGGAGATGTTCTCGACACTCTGCTCAGCATACAACATGTTGAGAAGGTGCACAACTTGAGGATTTGGGCATTGAGTCTCGATAAAACAGCACTAGCCGCTCATATTGTAATAa GTCCAAATGTGAGTACTCATGATATTTTGAAAGCGGCATCaaagaaaattcattcaaagttcaaTTTCTTCGAAATGACACTTCAGATCGAATACTACCAAAAACGAGACTGTAACCAGTGCTGTGATTCTGAAAAATAA
- the LOC111047028 gene encoding zinc transporter 2 isoform X7, producing MIGVLGVSGCGLEFGDPALYGSLPGEMDCLGSDAGLANGSSSNKQQKVIFCVHGKPSGCCVTRLQTDPTSPTETITLDTEDHCHKMRQDSVDKVARRKLIIASILCVFFMIAEVIGGVMSNSLAIATDAAHLLTDFASFMISLFALWVAARKPTRQLLFGWHRAEVIGALCSVLTIWVVTGILVYVAVERIIHQQYEIDSTIMLVTSAIGVLVNLIMGCTLHQHSHGHGGAEEHRGSNSINVRAAFIHVLGDFIQSTGVFIASILIYFNGPSWYIIDPICTFLFSILVMITTFTILKDTMLVLMEGMPRGVEYGDVLDTLLSIQHVEKVHNLRIWALSLDKTALAAHIVISPNVSTHDILKAASKKIHSKFNFFEMTLQIEYYQKRDCNQCCDSEK from the exons ATGATAGGGGTCTTGGGAGTTAGTGGATGTGGTTTAGA ATTTGGTGACCCAGCATTGTATGGATCTCTGCCTGGCGAGATGGACTGCCTGGGCTCAGATGCAGGCCTGGCCAACGGTAGCAGTTCCAATAAGCAGCAGAAAGTCATATTCTGCGTGCATGGCAAACCAAGCGGCTGCTGCGTTACTAGGCTCCAAACAGATCCTACTTCACCAACTGAAACTATTACTTTAG ATACAGAAGATCACTGTCATAAAATGAGGCAAGACAGTGTTGATAAAGTCGCCCGTCGGAAGCTGATAATTGCAAGCATACTATGTGTCTTTTTCATGATTGCAGAAGTTATTG GTGGAGTGATGTCAAACAGCCTGGCGATAGCAACAGACGCGGCGCACCTGCTGACAGACTTTGCCAGCTTCATGATCTCGCTGTTCGCGCTGTGGGTGGCCGCCAGGAAGCCAACCCGCCAGCTGCTGTTCGGCTGGCACCGCGCCGAGGTGATCGGCGCCCTCTGCTCGGTGCTCACCATCTGGGTAGTGACAGGCATCCTCGTCTACGTCGCCGTCGAGCGCATCATTCACCAGCAGTACGAGATCGACAGCACCATCATGCTCGTCACCTCTGCCATCGGAGTTCTAGTCAATCTCAT AATGGGGTGCACACTGCACCAGCACAGTCACGGACATGGGGGTGCGGAGGAGCACCGTGGCTCCAACAGCATCAATGTACGCGCTGCCTTCATCCACGTGCTGGGCGACTTCATTCAGAGCACCGGCGTCTTCATCGCTTCCATCCTCATATATTTTAAT GGACCGTCATGGTATATAATCGATCCCATCTGTACGTTCCTCTTCTCTATCCTCGTAATGATCACCACCTTCACGATTCTCAAGGATACCATGCTTGTGCTCATGGAAG GAATGCCAAGAGGTGTTGAATACGGAGATGTTCTCGACACTCTGCTCAGCATACAACATGTTGAGAAGGTGCACAACTTGAGGATTTGGGCATTGAGTCTCGATAAAACAGCACTAGCCGCTCATATTGTAATAa GTCCAAATGTGAGTACTCATGATATTTTGAAAGCGGCATCaaagaaaattcattcaaagttcaaTTTCTTCGAAATGACACTTCAGATCGAATACTACCAAAAACGAGACTGTAACCAGTGCTGTGATTCTGAAAAATAA
- the LOC111047028 gene encoding zinc transporter 2 isoform X2 — translation MKYDIDGRCKTNDNACIINDVIYEKKELSQNNEASHFTLSKFGDPALYGSLPGEMDCLGSDAGLANGSSSNKQQKVIFCVHGKPSGCCVTRLQTDPTSPTETITLATSTQTDARQIDEDNRGSKIYCMHYHPDGKCSAVLLISEDELSSGDGSTTLSRNVDTEDHCHKMRQDSVDKVARRKLIIASILCVFFMIAEVIGGVMSNSLAIATDAAHLLTDFASFMISLFALWVAARKPTRQLLFGWHRAEVIGALCSVLTIWVVTGILVYVAVERIIHQQYEIDSTIMLVTSAIGVLVNLIMGCTLHQHSHGHGGAEEHRGSNSINVRAAFIHVLGDFIQSTGVFIASILIYFNGPSWYIIDPICTFLFSILVMITTFTILKDTMLVLMEGMPRGVEYGDVLDTLLSIQHVEKVHNLRIWALSLDKTALAAHIVISPNVSTHDILKAASKKIHSKFNFFEMTLQIEYYQKRDCNQCCDSEK, via the exons ATGAAGTACGATATTGATGGAAGGTGCAAGACAAATGATAATGCGTGCATTATAAATGATGTTATTTATGAAAAGAAAGAACTATCGCAAAATAATGAAGCATCGCATTTTACATTGTCAAA ATTTGGTGACCCAGCATTGTATGGATCTCTGCCTGGCGAGATGGACTGCCTGGGCTCAGATGCAGGCCTGGCCAACGGTAGCAGTTCCAATAAGCAGCAGAAAGTCATATTCTGCGTGCATGGCAAACCAAGCGGCTGCTGCGTTACTAGGCTCCAAACAGATCCTACTTCACCAACTGAAACTATTACTTTAG CCACATCGACACAAACTGATGCAAGGCAAATAGATGAGGACAACAGAGGCAGCAAGATTTACTGCATGCATTATCACCCCGACGGAAAGTGCAGCGCCGTTCTGTTGATTTCCGAAGATGAACTATCTAGCGGAGATGGCTCAACAACCCTTAGTCGTAATGTTG ATACAGAAGATCACTGTCATAAAATGAGGCAAGACAGTGTTGATAAAGTCGCCCGTCGGAAGCTGATAATTGCAAGCATACTATGTGTCTTTTTCATGATTGCAGAAGTTATTG GTGGAGTGATGTCAAACAGCCTGGCGATAGCAACAGACGCGGCGCACCTGCTGACAGACTTTGCCAGCTTCATGATCTCGCTGTTCGCGCTGTGGGTGGCCGCCAGGAAGCCAACCCGCCAGCTGCTGTTCGGCTGGCACCGCGCCGAGGTGATCGGCGCCCTCTGCTCGGTGCTCACCATCTGGGTAGTGACAGGCATCCTCGTCTACGTCGCCGTCGAGCGCATCATTCACCAGCAGTACGAGATCGACAGCACCATCATGCTCGTCACCTCTGCCATCGGAGTTCTAGTCAATCTCAT AATGGGGTGCACACTGCACCAGCACAGTCACGGACATGGGGGTGCGGAGGAGCACCGTGGCTCCAACAGCATCAATGTACGCGCTGCCTTCATCCACGTGCTGGGCGACTTCATTCAGAGCACCGGCGTCTTCATCGCTTCCATCCTCATATATTTTAAT GGACCGTCATGGTATATAATCGATCCCATCTGTACGTTCCTCTTCTCTATCCTCGTAATGATCACCACCTTCACGATTCTCAAGGATACCATGCTTGTGCTCATGGAAG GAATGCCAAGAGGTGTTGAATACGGAGATGTTCTCGACACTCTGCTCAGCATACAACATGTTGAGAAGGTGCACAACTTGAGGATTTGGGCATTGAGTCTCGATAAAACAGCACTAGCCGCTCATATTGTAATAa GTCCAAATGTGAGTACTCATGATATTTTGAAAGCGGCATCaaagaaaattcattcaaagttcaaTTTCTTCGAAATGACACTTCAGATCGAATACTACCAAAAACGAGACTGTAACCAGTGCTGTGATTCTGAAAAATAA
- the LOC111047028 gene encoding zinc transporter 2 isoform X6 — MKYDIDGRCKTNDNACIINDVIYEKKELSQNNEASHFTLSKFGDPALYGSLPGEMDCLGSDAGLANGSSSNKQQKVIFCVHGKPSGCCVTRLQTDPTSPTETITLDTEDHCHKMRQDSVDKVARRKLIIASILCVFFMIAEVIGGVMSNSLAIATDAAHLLTDFASFMISLFALWVAARKPTRQLLFGWHRAEVIGALCSVLTIWVVTGILVYVAVERIIHQQYEIDSTIMLVTSAIGVLVNLIMGCTLHQHSHGHGGAEEHRGSNSINVRAAFIHVLGDFIQSTGVFIASILIYFNGPSWYIIDPICTFLFSILVMITTFTILKDTMLVLMEGMPRGVEYGDVLDTLLSIQHVEKVHNLRIWALSLDKTALAAHIVISPNVSTHDILKAASKKIHSKFNFFEMTLQIEYYQKRDCNQCCDSEK; from the exons ATGAAGTACGATATTGATGGAAGGTGCAAGACAAATGATAATGCGTGCATTATAAATGATGTTATTTATGAAAAGAAAGAACTATCGCAAAATAATGAAGCATCGCATTTTACATTGTCAAA ATTTGGTGACCCAGCATTGTATGGATCTCTGCCTGGCGAGATGGACTGCCTGGGCTCAGATGCAGGCCTGGCCAACGGTAGCAGTTCCAATAAGCAGCAGAAAGTCATATTCTGCGTGCATGGCAAACCAAGCGGCTGCTGCGTTACTAGGCTCCAAACAGATCCTACTTCACCAACTGAAACTATTACTTTAG ATACAGAAGATCACTGTCATAAAATGAGGCAAGACAGTGTTGATAAAGTCGCCCGTCGGAAGCTGATAATTGCAAGCATACTATGTGTCTTTTTCATGATTGCAGAAGTTATTG GTGGAGTGATGTCAAACAGCCTGGCGATAGCAACAGACGCGGCGCACCTGCTGACAGACTTTGCCAGCTTCATGATCTCGCTGTTCGCGCTGTGGGTGGCCGCCAGGAAGCCAACCCGCCAGCTGCTGTTCGGCTGGCACCGCGCCGAGGTGATCGGCGCCCTCTGCTCGGTGCTCACCATCTGGGTAGTGACAGGCATCCTCGTCTACGTCGCCGTCGAGCGCATCATTCACCAGCAGTACGAGATCGACAGCACCATCATGCTCGTCACCTCTGCCATCGGAGTTCTAGTCAATCTCAT AATGGGGTGCACACTGCACCAGCACAGTCACGGACATGGGGGTGCGGAGGAGCACCGTGGCTCCAACAGCATCAATGTACGCGCTGCCTTCATCCACGTGCTGGGCGACTTCATTCAGAGCACCGGCGTCTTCATCGCTTCCATCCTCATATATTTTAAT GGACCGTCATGGTATATAATCGATCCCATCTGTACGTTCCTCTTCTCTATCCTCGTAATGATCACCACCTTCACGATTCTCAAGGATACCATGCTTGTGCTCATGGAAG GAATGCCAAGAGGTGTTGAATACGGAGATGTTCTCGACACTCTGCTCAGCATACAACATGTTGAGAAGGTGCACAACTTGAGGATTTGGGCATTGAGTCTCGATAAAACAGCACTAGCCGCTCATATTGTAATAa GTCCAAATGTGAGTACTCATGATATTTTGAAAGCGGCATCaaagaaaattcattcaaagttcaaTTTCTTCGAAATGACACTTCAGATCGAATACTACCAAAAACGAGACTGTAACCAGTGCTGTGATTCTGAAAAATAA
- the LOC111047028 gene encoding zinc transporter 2 isoform X5: protein MIGVLGVSGCGLEFGDPALYGSLPGEMDCLGSDAGLANGSSSNKQQKVIFCVHGKPSGCCVTRLQTDPTSPTETITLATSTQTDARQIDEDNRGSKIYCMHYHPDGKCSAVLLISEDELSSGDGSTTLSRNVDTEDHCHKMRQDSVDKVARRKLIIASILCVFFMIAEVIGGVMSNSLAIATDAAHLLTDFASFMISLFALWVAARKPTRQLLFGWHRAEVIGALCSVLTIWVVTGILVYVAVERIIHQQYEIDSTIMLVTSAIGVLVNLIMGCTLHQHSHGHGGAEEHRGSNSINVRAAFIHVLGDFIQSTGVFIASILIYFNGPSWYIIDPICTFLFSILVMITTFTILKDTMLVLMEGMPRGVEYGDVLDTLLSIQHVEKVHNLRIWALSLDKTALAAHIVISPNVSTHDILKAASKKIHSKFNFFEMTLQIEYYQKRDCNQCCDSEK from the exons ATGATAGGGGTCTTGGGAGTTAGTGGATGTGGTTTAGA ATTTGGTGACCCAGCATTGTATGGATCTCTGCCTGGCGAGATGGACTGCCTGGGCTCAGATGCAGGCCTGGCCAACGGTAGCAGTTCCAATAAGCAGCAGAAAGTCATATTCTGCGTGCATGGCAAACCAAGCGGCTGCTGCGTTACTAGGCTCCAAACAGATCCTACTTCACCAACTGAAACTATTACTTTAG CCACATCGACACAAACTGATGCAAGGCAAATAGATGAGGACAACAGAGGCAGCAAGATTTACTGCATGCATTATCACCCCGACGGAAAGTGCAGCGCCGTTCTGTTGATTTCCGAAGATGAACTATCTAGCGGAGATGGCTCAACAACCCTTAGTCGTAATGTTG ATACAGAAGATCACTGTCATAAAATGAGGCAAGACAGTGTTGATAAAGTCGCCCGTCGGAAGCTGATAATTGCAAGCATACTATGTGTCTTTTTCATGATTGCAGAAGTTATTG GTGGAGTGATGTCAAACAGCCTGGCGATAGCAACAGACGCGGCGCACCTGCTGACAGACTTTGCCAGCTTCATGATCTCGCTGTTCGCGCTGTGGGTGGCCGCCAGGAAGCCAACCCGCCAGCTGCTGTTCGGCTGGCACCGCGCCGAGGTGATCGGCGCCCTCTGCTCGGTGCTCACCATCTGGGTAGTGACAGGCATCCTCGTCTACGTCGCCGTCGAGCGCATCATTCACCAGCAGTACGAGATCGACAGCACCATCATGCTCGTCACCTCTGCCATCGGAGTTCTAGTCAATCTCAT AATGGGGTGCACACTGCACCAGCACAGTCACGGACATGGGGGTGCGGAGGAGCACCGTGGCTCCAACAGCATCAATGTACGCGCTGCCTTCATCCACGTGCTGGGCGACTTCATTCAGAGCACCGGCGTCTTCATCGCTTCCATCCTCATATATTTTAAT GGACCGTCATGGTATATAATCGATCCCATCTGTACGTTCCTCTTCTCTATCCTCGTAATGATCACCACCTTCACGATTCTCAAGGATACCATGCTTGTGCTCATGGAAG GAATGCCAAGAGGTGTTGAATACGGAGATGTTCTCGACACTCTGCTCAGCATACAACATGTTGAGAAGGTGCACAACTTGAGGATTTGGGCATTGAGTCTCGATAAAACAGCACTAGCCGCTCATATTGTAATAa GTCCAAATGTGAGTACTCATGATATTTTGAAAGCGGCATCaaagaaaattcattcaaagttcaaTTTCTTCGAAATGACACTTCAGATCGAATACTACCAAAAACGAGACTGTAACCAGTGCTGTGATTCTGAAAAATAA
- the LOC111047028 gene encoding zinc transporter 2 isoform X8, with translation MDEKTPLILFGDPALYGSLPGEMDCLGSDAGLANGSSSNKQQKVIFCVHGKPSGCCVTRLQTDPTSPTETITLDTEDHCHKMRQDSVDKVARRKLIIASILCVFFMIAEVIGGVMSNSLAIATDAAHLLTDFASFMISLFALWVAARKPTRQLLFGWHRAEVIGALCSVLTIWVVTGILVYVAVERIIHQQYEIDSTIMLVTSAIGVLVNLIMGCTLHQHSHGHGGAEEHRGSNSINVRAAFIHVLGDFIQSTGVFIASILIYFNGPSWYIIDPICTFLFSILVMITTFTILKDTMLVLMEGMPRGVEYGDVLDTLLSIQHVEKVHNLRIWALSLDKTALAAHIVISPNVSTHDILKAASKKIHSKFNFFEMTLQIEYYQKRDCNQCCDSEK, from the exons ATTTGGTGACCCAGCATTGTATGGATCTCTGCCTGGCGAGATGGACTGCCTGGGCTCAGATGCAGGCCTGGCCAACGGTAGCAGTTCCAATAAGCAGCAGAAAGTCATATTCTGCGTGCATGGCAAACCAAGCGGCTGCTGCGTTACTAGGCTCCAAACAGATCCTACTTCACCAACTGAAACTATTACTTTAG ATACAGAAGATCACTGTCATAAAATGAGGCAAGACAGTGTTGATAAAGTCGCCCGTCGGAAGCTGATAATTGCAAGCATACTATGTGTCTTTTTCATGATTGCAGAAGTTATTG GTGGAGTGATGTCAAACAGCCTGGCGATAGCAACAGACGCGGCGCACCTGCTGACAGACTTTGCCAGCTTCATGATCTCGCTGTTCGCGCTGTGGGTGGCCGCCAGGAAGCCAACCCGCCAGCTGCTGTTCGGCTGGCACCGCGCCGAGGTGATCGGCGCCCTCTGCTCGGTGCTCACCATCTGGGTAGTGACAGGCATCCTCGTCTACGTCGCCGTCGAGCGCATCATTCACCAGCAGTACGAGATCGACAGCACCATCATGCTCGTCACCTCTGCCATCGGAGTTCTAGTCAATCTCAT AATGGGGTGCACACTGCACCAGCACAGTCACGGACATGGGGGTGCGGAGGAGCACCGTGGCTCCAACAGCATCAATGTACGCGCTGCCTTCATCCACGTGCTGGGCGACTTCATTCAGAGCACCGGCGTCTTCATCGCTTCCATCCTCATATATTTTAAT GGACCGTCATGGTATATAATCGATCCCATCTGTACGTTCCTCTTCTCTATCCTCGTAATGATCACCACCTTCACGATTCTCAAGGATACCATGCTTGTGCTCATGGAAG GAATGCCAAGAGGTGTTGAATACGGAGATGTTCTCGACACTCTGCTCAGCATACAACATGTTGAGAAGGTGCACAACTTGAGGATTTGGGCATTGAGTCTCGATAAAACAGCACTAGCCGCTCATATTGTAATAa GTCCAAATGTGAGTACTCATGATATTTTGAAAGCGGCATCaaagaaaattcattcaaagttcaaTTTCTTCGAAATGACACTTCAGATCGAATACTACCAAAAACGAGACTGTAACCAGTGCTGTGATTCTGAAAAATAA
- the LOC111047028 gene encoding zinc transporter 2 isoform X1, with the protein MNNNKNNDSLESVEIDIETTSSMKEQELGVVHNSERNSIIPFRESLLSDVRDIIEIDENINCTDMKYDIDGRCKTNDNACIINDVIYEKKELSQNNEASHFTLSKFGDPALYGSLPGEMDCLGSDAGLANGSSSNKQQKVIFCVHGKPSGCCVTRLQTDPTSPTETITLATSTQTDARQIDEDNRGSKIYCMHYHPDGKCSAVLLISEDELSSGDGSTTLSRNVDTEDHCHKMRQDSVDKVARRKLIIASILCVFFMIAEVIGGVMSNSLAIATDAAHLLTDFASFMISLFALWVAARKPTRQLLFGWHRAEVIGALCSVLTIWVVTGILVYVAVERIIHQQYEIDSTIMLVTSAIGVLVNLIMGCTLHQHSHGHGGAEEHRGSNSINVRAAFIHVLGDFIQSTGVFIASILIYFNGPSWYIIDPICTFLFSILVMITTFTILKDTMLVLMEGMPRGVEYGDVLDTLLSIQHVEKVHNLRIWALSLDKTALAAHIVISPNVSTHDILKAASKKIHSKFNFFEMTLQIEYYQKRDCNQCCDSEK; encoded by the exons GTAGTCCATAATTCAGAAAGAAACTCAATAATCCCCTTCAGAGAATCGTTGCTTTCAGATGTGAgagatattattgaaatagacGAAAATATCAACTGTACTGATATGAAGTACGATATTGATGGAAGGTGCAAGACAAATGATAATGCGTGCATTATAAATGATGTTATTTATGAAAAGAAAGAACTATCGCAAAATAATGAAGCATCGCATTTTACATTGTCAAA ATTTGGTGACCCAGCATTGTATGGATCTCTGCCTGGCGAGATGGACTGCCTGGGCTCAGATGCAGGCCTGGCCAACGGTAGCAGTTCCAATAAGCAGCAGAAAGTCATATTCTGCGTGCATGGCAAACCAAGCGGCTGCTGCGTTACTAGGCTCCAAACAGATCCTACTTCACCAACTGAAACTATTACTTTAG CCACATCGACACAAACTGATGCAAGGCAAATAGATGAGGACAACAGAGGCAGCAAGATTTACTGCATGCATTATCACCCCGACGGAAAGTGCAGCGCCGTTCTGTTGATTTCCGAAGATGAACTATCTAGCGGAGATGGCTCAACAACCCTTAGTCGTAATGTTG ATACAGAAGATCACTGTCATAAAATGAGGCAAGACAGTGTTGATAAAGTCGCCCGTCGGAAGCTGATAATTGCAAGCATACTATGTGTCTTTTTCATGATTGCAGAAGTTATTG GTGGAGTGATGTCAAACAGCCTGGCGATAGCAACAGACGCGGCGCACCTGCTGACAGACTTTGCCAGCTTCATGATCTCGCTGTTCGCGCTGTGGGTGGCCGCCAGGAAGCCAACCCGCCAGCTGCTGTTCGGCTGGCACCGCGCCGAGGTGATCGGCGCCCTCTGCTCGGTGCTCACCATCTGGGTAGTGACAGGCATCCTCGTCTACGTCGCCGTCGAGCGCATCATTCACCAGCAGTACGAGATCGACAGCACCATCATGCTCGTCACCTCTGCCATCGGAGTTCTAGTCAATCTCAT AATGGGGTGCACACTGCACCAGCACAGTCACGGACATGGGGGTGCGGAGGAGCACCGTGGCTCCAACAGCATCAATGTACGCGCTGCCTTCATCCACGTGCTGGGCGACTTCATTCAGAGCACCGGCGTCTTCATCGCTTCCATCCTCATATATTTTAAT GGACCGTCATGGTATATAATCGATCCCATCTGTACGTTCCTCTTCTCTATCCTCGTAATGATCACCACCTTCACGATTCTCAAGGATACCATGCTTGTGCTCATGGAAG GAATGCCAAGAGGTGTTGAATACGGAGATGTTCTCGACACTCTGCTCAGCATACAACATGTTGAGAAGGTGCACAACTTGAGGATTTGGGCATTGAGTCTCGATAAAACAGCACTAGCCGCTCATATTGTAATAa GTCCAAATGTGAGTACTCATGATATTTTGAAAGCGGCATCaaagaaaattcattcaaagttcaaTTTCTTCGAAATGACACTTCAGATCGAATACTACCAAAAACGAGACTGTAACCAGTGCTGTGATTCTGAAAAATAA